The following proteins are encoded in a genomic region of Corylus avellana chromosome ca4, CavTom2PMs-1.0:
- the LOC132179059 gene encoding protein PTST homolog 2, chloroplastic, with product MLSLTTSSNHLVILHCSLPRLSPRSHALPSILFVTDSRRRRRTKRIQKLFVPLSFGTVKESCGSELRFSQVLCSGGGPGSCSGFARRCLNWDSEGDFDLEADILEFMKESRNPGAFPGKKELVEAGRMDLVEAIKNRGGWLSLGWDLSDEEEEEEMVQENVAARVSNSSSADNEFGSVFDSLGDGIRSSGMVSCFSGNSSQSASSSGRSLETATEDESGIEGILNRLEKQRNLTFGVGSKEKGNDSQFPINRGKDDWQPGTLLDTAVARLERSGKMASLGSSNHNYNDFGGKLGQNRSFFDVDGFRNSRKPDMWRTWSIQRAGFSDANFEAAEIAPLETRTGGEILEIREVPSEPSNTGKELSPCHKDINHNEIRSRLQHLELQLSSVLHTLRLNADEAMSQKDRESSSEELRKLSDAWEFQENEIMNAQDRLRSIRAKLTVIEGKMTLAIIDAQKMVEVKQKRIDDARRALRLLRTTWIVWPNSASEVLLTGSFDGWATQRKMEESSSGVFSLCLKLYPGRYEIKFIVDGEWRVDPLRPVVNDNGYENNLLIIT from the exons ATGCTCTCCCTCACTACCTCTTCAAATCACCTCGTCATCTTGCACTGCTCGCTCCCACGTTTGAGCCCTCGCTCTCACGCCCTCCCCTCCATTCTCTTCGTTACTGAttcgagaagaagaagaagaacgaaAAGAATACAGAAACTGTTTGTGCCTTTGAGTTTTGGCACGGTGAAGGAGAGCTGCGGTTCTGAGTTACGGTTTTCCCAGGTTTTGTGCAGTGGTGGTGGACCTGGTAGTTGTTCTGGGTTCGCGAGGAGGTGTTTGAACTGGGATAGCGAGGGGGATTTTGATTTGGAGGCGGATATTTTGGAGTTCATGAAGGAATCGAGGAACCCAGGAGCGTTTCCCGGCAAGAAAGAGCTGGTTGAAGCTGGGAGGATGGACTTGGTGGAGGCTATTAAGAACAGAGGTGGTTGGCTCTCGCTGGGCTGGGATTTGAGTGacgaggaggaggaagaagagatGGTCCAAGAGAATGTTGCCGCTAGGGTTTCGAATTCTTCCTCAGCGGACAACGAATTTGGTAGTGTTTTTGATTCGTTGGGCGATGGAATTCGGAGCTCTGGGATGGTTTCTTGTTTTTCAGGAAATTCTTCTCAGTCAGCCTCGTCGTCTGGTAGATCACT GGAAACGGCAACAGAGGATGAGTCTGGGATTGAGGGTATATTGAATCGATTGGAGAAACAAAGAAATTTGACTTTTGGGGTTGGATCgaaagagaaaggaaatgaCTCTCAGTTTCCAATTAATCGTGGTAAAGATGACTGGCAACCTGGAACCTTGCTAGATACG GCAGTCGCTAGACTGGAGAGAAGCGGTAAAATGGCTTCTTTAGGTTCCAGTAATCACAATTACAATGATTTTGGGGGCAAGCTTGGCCAGAACAGATCTTTCTTTGATGTTGATGGTTTTAGAAACTCAAGGAAGCCAGACATGTGGAGAACTTGGAGCATTCAGAGGGCTGGCTTTTCTGATGCCAattttgaag CTGCTGAAATTGCTCCCCTTGAAACTAGAACTGGAGGCGAGATACTTGAAATAAGAGAGGTTCCTAGTGAACCTTCAAACACAGGGAAAGAATTGAGCCCTTGTCACAAAGACATTAACCACAATGAAATACGAAGTCGCCTTCAGCACCTGGAGTTACAGCTTTCCTCTGTACTTCACACCTTGAGGTTGAATGCTGATGAAGCTATGTCACAGAAG GATCGTGAAAGCTCCTCTGAGGAGTTGCGGAAGCTTTCTGATGCTTGGGAGTTCCAGGAAAATGAGATCATGAATGCTCAGGACAGATTACGGTCAATACGTGCAAAGTTAACAGTAATAGAGGGAAAGATGACCCTGGCAATAAT TGATGCTCAGAAGATGGTGGAGGTGAAACAGAAGAGAATTGATGATGCTCGTAGAGCTTTACGACTTCTTCGTACTACTTGGATAGTTTGGCCCAATTCAGCCTCAGAGGTGCTCTTAACTGGTTCATTTGATGGTTGGGCTACCCAG
- the LOC132178440 gene encoding putative protein NRT1/ PTR FAMILY 2.14, which yields MVARNERKWGSSLWACCCGSPRVRSYCSSSSEPSSLEQKLVEEDGVHLSDQTKPGWKAMPYILGNETMERLATYGLTANFMVYLMREFQMEQVVAANILNIWSAASNFATIIGALIADNYLGKFRIIAFGSFASLAGMVIVTLIAWVPQLRPPPCIASEQQPGQCNVYTKAQLGVLVVGLSGLAIGSGGIRPCSIPFGVDQFDSTTVQGRKGTTSFYNWYYTTQTVIMLINQTLVVYIQDSVSWTLAFGIPAVLMLCAIILLFAGTKIYVHVKPEGTMFSGITQVFIAAYKNRRLTLPANGKVVGIFYDPPLEESVASKLSLTQQLRFLNKAALIGADKEVKQDGSCTNPWKHCSIQQVEEAKCLVKVVPIWTSCIISFISMAQQGTFIVSQALKMDRNIGSTNFQIPAGSLSIISLITIGTWLPFYDRILQPAIAKYTKREEGMTTLQRIGFGNVFSILTMAVAGIVEQRRRVLAESHAGPDGVAPMCVMWLAPQQILMGLCQVFNTVALIEFYNEEFPENMRSIGTSLFYLTSAGASYMSSLVVNLVHNVTGKDGGRRPDWLTNDINVGRLDYFYFLIAGMAALNFVYFLFCARQYRYKAIVKV from the exons ATGGTGGCACGGAATGAGAGGAAATGGGGAAGCTCCTTATGGGCTTGCTGCTGTGGAAGTCCACGTGTTCGTTCATACTGTTCGTCATCCTCGGAGCCATCTTCACTAGAACAGAAGTTGGTGGAAGAAGATGGAGTCCATTTGTCAGACCAAACAAAGCCCGGATGGAAGGCCATGCCCTACATtttag GAAACGAGACGATGGAGAGGTTGGCAACGTATGGGCTGACGGCAAACTTCATGGTGTATCTGATGAGGGAGTTTCAGATGGAGCAGGTGGTCGCTGCAAACATTCTCAACATTTGGAGCGCCGCCTCCAATTTCGCGACCATAATTGGTGCCTTAATTGCTGATAATTATCTTGGCAAATTTCGGATCATTGCTTTCGGATCCTTCGCATCTCTCGCG GGTATGGTGATAGTAACATTAATAGCCTGGGTGCCGCAACTGCGCCCTCCGCCATGCATAGCTTCAGAGCAACAGCCGGGCCAATGTAATGTGTACACCAAAGCCCAACTGGGCGTTTTAGTTGTAGGCCTAAGCGGGTTAGCCATAGGCTCTGGCGGAATCCGGCCGTGCAGCATTCCCTTTGGCGTCGATCAATTTGATTCAACCACTGTCCAAGGAAGAAAAGGAACCACCAGCTTCTACAATTGGTATTACACCACACAAACAGTGATCATGTTGATCAACCAAACTCTGGTCGTCTATATCCAAGACTCCGTTAGCTGGACCTTGGCGTTCGGGATCCCGGCGGTGCTGATGTTATGCGCAATTATCTTACTATTTGCGGGAACAAAGATTTACGTGCACGTGAAACCAGAGGGCACCATGTTTTCTGGCATTACGCAGGTGTTTATAGCAGCTTACAAGAACCGCCGACTTACGCTTCCGGCTAATGGAAAGGTTGTTGGAATTTTCTACGATCCTCCATTGGAGGAAAGTGTAGCTTCAAAGCTCTCCCTCACCCAACAGTTAAG GTTCTTGAACAAAGCAGCTTTGATAGGCGCCGACAAGGAAGTGAAACAGGATGGTTCTTGTACAAATCCATGGAAACATTGCAGCATCCAACAGGTAGAAGAGGCAAAATGCCTAGTAAAAGTTGTCCCAATATGGACATCGTGCATCATCAGCTTCATTTCCATGGCACAACAAGGAACATTCATCGTGTCACAAGCCTTGAAAATGGACCGGAACATAGGAAGTACCAACTTCCAAATCCCGGCCGGTTCACTGAGTATCATATCACTTATCACAATAGGCACATGGCTTCCATTCTATGACCGCATTCTACAACCCGCAATAGCAAAATATACAAAACGTGAAGAGGGGATGACGACTCTCCAAAGAATAGGATTTGGGAACGTTTTCTCGATTCTGACAATGGCGGTTGCCGGAATTGTTGAACAGAGGAGAAGGGTTTTGGCAGAGTCGCACGCTGGGCCTGATGGGGTCGCACCCATGTGTGTCATGTGGTTAGCACCGCAGCAAATCCTAATGGGTCTTTGTCAGGTGTTCAACACAGTTGCACTGATTGAATTTTATAACGAGGAATTTCCTGAAAACATGAGAAGCATAGGCACGTCTCTGTTCTATCTCACATCTGCCGGAGCAAGCTACATGAGTAGCTTGGTGGTGAATCTTGTGCATAATGTAACCGGAAAGGATGGCGGCCGGCGGCCTGACTGGCTGACCAACGATATTAATGTTGGCAGATTGGATTATTTCTACTTCCTCATAGCCGGAATGGCGGCGCTGAATTTTGTGTACTTTTTGTTCTGTGCTCGTCAATATCGTTACAAGGCCATTGTAAAGGTCTAA
- the LOC132178927 gene encoding protein NRT1/ PTR FAMILY 2.13-like — protein sequence MALEGKRLCCRANCFHMPSWSISSKPSSQQEQRARDDKVLSATITKRKPGGWRAMPFILGNETFERLATFGLLANFTVYLVKKLHMDQVSASNVIYIWSGVSNFAPLVGAFISDAYVGKFRTIAFSSFALLLGMVTVTLTAWIPELLPPPCTQQQKVLGQCLGPTKAQLGILIMGLGFLSIGGAGVRPCSIPFGADQFDPTTDEGKKGINSFFNWYYTSFTVVLLLAQTVVVYIQDSVSWVLGFGIPTVCMFFSIILFFIGTKFYVHVEPEGSPFSGIMQVLVAAYRKRRIEFPADGELNGLFYDPPLKGVVMTKLPLTDQFRFLNKAAIIEVGELKAADGSRSDQWRLCSIQQVEEVKCLVRIIPIWSAGIISLMTMTQQGTFTVFQAMKMDRHLGPRFQIPAGSIGVISLITVGLWLPFYDRILVPVLRKITKHEGGITLLQRIGIGIVFSILAMVVAGLTERVRRASAIKHHHPDGVAPMSVMWLTPQLILMGFSEAFNILGQIEFFNRQFPEHMTSVGNALFSCSFALANYLSSLLVNVVHHVTGGHGRPDWLANDLNAGRLEYFYFSIAGMGLLNLIYFLYCAHRYRYKGNAVQIQDNNSHVDVELRSVKA from the exons ATGGCACTTGAGGGTAAAAGGCTATGCTGCAGGGCCAACTGTTTCCACATGCCTTCATGGTCAATATCGTCAAAACCATCGTCCCAACAAGAACAAAGGGCAAGAGATGACAAAGTTTTATCAGCTACAATTACCAAAAGAAAGCCGGGTGGATGGAGGGCTATGCCCTTCATCTTGG GAAATGAAACGTTTGAAAGGTTGGCTACTTTTGGATTGTTGGCAAACTTTACGGTGTATTTGGTGAAAAAGCTCCACATGGATCAGGTTTCCGCTTCCAATGTTATTTACATATGGTCCGGTGTGTCCAATTTTGCGCCATTGGTGGGCGCTTTCATCTCTGATGCCTATGTCGGCAAGTTCCGGACAATTGCCTTTTCATCCTTCGCGTTACTTctg GGAATGGTGACGGTGACTTTGACGGCTTGGATACCGGAGCTCCTTCCTCCACCGTGCACACAACAGCAGAAAGTCTTGGGTCAATGCCTAGGTCCCACCAAAGCTCAACTGGGTATTTTAATAATGGGACTAGGATTTTTGTCGATAGGCGGCGCCGGAGTTCGGCCATGCAGCATTCCGTTTGGTGCGGATCAATTTGATCCAACCACAGATGAAGGGAAAAAGGGGATCAACAGCTTCTTCAATTGGTACTACACCTCATTCACGGTGGTCTTGTTGCTCGCTCAAACTGTAGTGGTTTATATCCAAGACTCTGTCAGCTGGGTATTGGGCTTCGGGATTCCCACTGTGTGCATGTTCTTCTCGATTATCTTATTCTTCATCGGAACAAAGTTTTATGTGCATGTGGAGCCTGAGGGAAGCCCGTTTTCCGGCATTATGCAAGTTCTTGTGGCGGCTTATAGGAAGCGCCGGATTGAGTTTCCAGCCGACGGCGAGTTAAACGGACTTTTTTATGATCCTCCCTTGAAAGGGGTTGTAATGACAAAGCTTCCTCTCACCGACCAATTCAg ATTCCTAAATAAAGCTGCCATAATAGAAGTGGGTGAACTAAAGGCGGCAGATGGTAGTCGTTCGGATCAATGGAGGCTCTGCAGCATCCAGCAGGTGGAAGAGGTTAAATGTCTAGTTAGAATCATCCCAATATGGTCTGCCGGTATCATTAGCCTCATGACCATGACTCAACAAGGAACATTTACTGTATTTCAAGCCATGAAAATGGACCGCCACCTTGGCCCCCGCTTCCAAATCCCAGCCGGTTCAATAGGAGTCATATCACTCATCACAGTAGGACTATGGCTCCCGTTCTACGACCGCATCCTCGTACCCGTCCTCCGAAAGATCACGAAACACGAAGGCGGGATCACGCTTCTCCAAAGAATCGGAATAGGGATTGTTTTTTCGATTCTGGCAATGGTCGTAGCCGGGTTGACAGAACGGGTGAGAAGGGCTTCGGCTATAAAACACCATCATCCCGATGGGGTTGCACCCATGTCAGTCATGTGGCTAACACCCCAACTTATTCTGATGGGCTTTTCTGAGGCGTTTAATATTCTCGGGCAGATTGAATTCTTCAACAGACAGTTTCCTGAGCACATGACAAGCGTCGGCAATGCTCTTTTTTCCTGTTCCTTTGCCCTAGCAAACTACCTGAGTAGCTTACTGGTGAATGTTGTGCACCACGTCACCGGAGGGCATGGCCGGCCTGATTGGTTGGCAAATGATCTCAACGCTGGCAGACTCGagtatttctatttttctatagCGGGGATGGGGCTCCTGAATTTAATCTACTTTTTGTACTGTGCTCATCGATATCGTTACAAGGGCAATGCTGTACAAATACAAGACAATAATTCCCATGTTGACGTGGAGCTTCGGTCGGTCAAAGCTTGA
- the LOC132178441 gene encoding uncharacterized protein LOC132178441 yields the protein MDSSSSSSSSSSPTTSSLQLAMAALVGASLVAISAFYIHKRSVDQVLQRLIEIRRKPSRNAGDRFSIEYDDEAEEEEEAEAEEEEERDDDRGYGSDGEMVVDRKMRGRSLSKSLDENMLRSSKISASLPNVASRNDWWDEDPKLDQPPVGLRAQGFAFSLDRLNLIPQGLPPLRLDQRDGENQYVKRSGIGTRIVSVGRLVTPRSPAGNAFDNAGDSDEEGTELANEDDILFSYGYIDSSTDITNAQDVNSDNHQNLCTVPIMGDDGNFMQDKMCSPTASEAKAGVDPLSNGKIDNASGHIVGNDPNFGNTNTLRTTVHGIFNFLVLKSFMEIYVSFPSLLYFVDACIYWSYVLSVDQLIGVIDIFLLVGFF from the exons ATGGAttcgtcttcttcctcttcttcttcttcgtctccAACGACGTCGTCTCTGCAACTAGCCATGGCGGCCTTGGTGGGGGCCTCACTGGTGGCCATCTCGGCGTTCTACATCCACAAGCGCAGCGTCGACCAGGTCCTCCAGCGCCTCATCGAGATCCGCCGCAAACCCTCTCGCAATGCCGGCGACCGTTTTTCCATCGAGTATGACGACGAGgcagaagaggaagaggaagcggaagcagaagaagaagaagagcgaGACGACGACCGGGGGTACGGCTCCGACGGAGAGATGGTGGTTGATCGGAAAATGCGGGGCCGGAGTTTGTCTAAGTCGCTGGACGAGAACATGCTTCGGAGTTCTAAAATTTCGGCGTCGTTGCCCAATGTGGCGTCGAGGAATGATTGGTGGGACGAAGACCCCAAGCTTGATCAGCCACCGGTTGGACTAAGGGCTCAAGGTTTTGCTTTCTCGCTGGACAGACTCAATTTGATTCCCCAGGGGCTTCCGCCTCTTCGACTGGATCAAAGAGACG GAGAGAATCAGTATGTCAAGCGTTCTGGTATTGGTACAAGGATAGTATCTGTTGGTAGGCTAGTGACTCCAAGATCCCCTGCTGGCAATGCTTTTGATAATGCAGGAGATTCTGACGAGGAAGGAACTGAGCTTGCAAATGAAGATGACATACTTTTTAGCTATGGATATATAGATTCTTCAACTGATATCACAAATGCACAA GATGTAAATTCTGACAACCACCAAAATTTGTGCACTGTTCCAATAATGGGTGACGATGGGAACTTCATGCAAGATAAGATGTGCAGTCCAACAGCAAGTGAAGCAAAAGCTGGTGTAGATCCGCTTAGCAACGGAAAGATAGATAATGCTTCAGGGCACATAGTGGGGAATGATCCTAATTTTGGCAACACTAATACTCTGAGAACAACAGTACATGGTATTTTCAACTTCCTTGTCCTAAAGAGTTTCATGGAGATCTATGTCTCGTTTCCATCACTTCTCTATTTTGTTGATGCCTGTATTTACTGGTCATACGTACTATCTGTAGACCAACTCATTGGCGTTATTGACATTTTTCtacttgttgggtttttttaa
- the LOC132176934 gene encoding protein NRT1/ PTR FAMILY 2.13-like, producing the protein MALEGKRLCCRANCFHMPSWSISSKPSSQQEQRAGDDQVLSAKITKRKPGGWRAMPFILGNETFERLATFGLLANFTVYLVKKLHMDQVSASNVIYIWSGVSNFAPLVGAFISDAYVGKFRTIAFSSFALLLGMVTVTLTAWIPELLPPPCTQQQKVLGQCLGPTKAQLGILIMGLGFLSIGSAGVRPCSIPFGADQFDPTTAEGKKGINSFFNWYYTSFTVVLLLAQTVVVYIQDSVSWVLGFGIPTVCMFFSIILFFIGTKFYVHVEPEGSPFSGIMQVLVAAYRKRRIEFPADGELNGLFYDPPLKGVVMTKLPLTDQFRFLNKAAIIEVGELKAADGSRSDQWRLCSIQQVEEVKCLVRIIPIWAAGIISLMAMTQQGTFIVFQAMKMDRHLGPRFQIPAGSIGVISLITVGLWLPFYDRILVPALRKITKHEGGITLLQRIGIGIVFSILAMVVAGLTERVRRASAIKHHHPDGVAPMSVMWLAPQLILMGFFELFNILGQIEFFNRQFPEHMTSIGNALFFCSFALANYLSSLLVNVVHHVTGGHGRPDWLANDLNAGRLEYFYFSIAGMGLLNLIYFLYCAHRYRYKGNAVQIQDNNSHVDVELRSVKA; encoded by the exons ATGGCACTTGAGGGTAAAAGGCTATGCTGCAGGGCCAACTGTTTCCACATGCCTTCATGGTCAATATCGTCAAAACCATCGTCCCAACAAGAACAAAGGGCAGGAGATGACCAAGTTTTATCAGCTAAAATTACCAAAAGAAAGCCGGGTGGATGGAGGGCTATGCCCTTCATCTTGG GAAATGAAACGTTTGAAAGGTTGGCTACTTTTGGATTGTTGGCAAACTTTACGGTGTATTTGGTGAAAAAGCTCCACATGGATCAGGTTTCCGCTTCCAATGTTATTTACATATGGTCCGGTGTGTCCAATTTTGCGCCATTGGTGGGCGCTTTCATCTCTGATGCCTATGTCGGCAAGTTCCGGACAATTGCCTTTTCATCCTTCGCGTTACTTctg GGAATGGTGACGGTGACTTTGACGGCTTGGATACCGGAGCTCCTTCCTCCACCGTGCACACAACAGCAGAAAGTCTTGGGTCAATGCCTAGGTCCCACCAAAGCTCAACTGGGCATTTTAATAATGGGACTAGGATTTTTGTCGATAGGCAGCGCAGGAGTTCGACCATGCAGCATTCCGTTTGGTGCAGATCAATTTGATCCAACCACAGCTGAAGGGAAAAAGGGGATCAACAGCTTCTTCAATTGGTACTACACCTCATTCACGGTGGTCTTGTTGCTCGCTCAAACTGTAGTGGTTTATATCCAAGACTCTGTCAGCTGGGTATTGGGCTTCGGGATTCCCACTGTGTGCATGTTCTTCTCGATTATCTTATTCTTCATCGGAACAAAGTTTTATGTGCATGTGGAGCCTGAGGGAAGCCCGTTTTCCGGCATTATGCAAGTTCTTGTGGCGGCTTATAGGAAGCGCCGGATTGAGTTTCCAGCCGACGGCGAGTTAAACGGACTTTTTTATGATCCTCCCTTGAAAGGGGTTGTAATGACAAAGCTTCCTCTCACCGACCAATTCAg ATTCCTAAATAAAGCTGCCATAATAGAAGTGGGTGAACTAAAGGCGGCAGATGGTAGTCGTTCGGATCAATGGAGGCTCTGCAGCATCCAGCAGGTGGAAGAGGTTAAATGTCTAGTTAGAATCATCCCAATATGGGCTGCCGGTATCATTAGCCTCATGGCCATGACTCAACAAGGAACATTTATTGTATTTCAAGCCATGAAAATGGACCGCCACCTTGGCCCCCGCTTCCAAATCCCAGCCGGTTCAATAGGAGTCATATCACTCATCACAGTAGGACTATGGCTCCCGTTCTACGACCGCATCCTCGTACCCGCCCTCCGAAAGATCACGAAACACGAAGGCGGGATCACGCTTCTCCAAAGAATCGGAATAGGGATTGTTTTTTCGATTCTGGCAATGGTCGTAGCCGGGTTGACAGAAAGGGTGAGAAGGGCTTCGGCTATAAAACACCATCATCCCGATGGGGTTGCACCCATGTCAGTCATGTGGCTAGCACCCCAGCTTATTCTGATGGGCTTTTTTGAGCTGTTTAATATTCTCGGGCAGATTGAATTCTTCAACAGGCAGTTTCCTGAGCACATGACGAGCATCGGTAATGCTCTTTTTTTCTGTTCCTTTGCCCTAGCAAACTACCTGAGTAGCTTACTGGTGAATGTTGTGCACCACGTCACCGGAGGGCATGGCCGGCCTGATTGGTTGGCAAATGATCTCAACGCTGGCAGACTCGagtatttctatttttctatagCGGGGATGGGGCTCCTGAATTTAATCTACTTTTTGTACTGTGCTCATCGATATCGTTACAAGGGCAATGCTGTACAAATACAAGACAATAATTCCCATGTTGACGTGGAGCTTCGGTCGGTCAAAGCTTGA